In the Quercus lobata isolate SW786 chromosome 5, ValleyOak3.0 Primary Assembly, whole genome shotgun sequence genome, one interval contains:
- the LOC115990611 gene encoding receptor-like protein 7 has product MKEELDALTKNHTWNLVTLPLGQSVVGCKWIYKIKTRSNGSVERYKAYLVMDVKNAFLNGDLSEEVYMQPPFGLSVKSNKVSQYLFAPQSTHYATILRILRYLKGTLFHDLFCPAQSPLVLRAFSNTDWVGDPTDRSLKFNSSQSSKLVSWDSSTDCCSWTGVTCNMGHVIGLELVNESILGGLDNSSSLFNLHYLESLNLAENSFYDTQIPSGFENLVNLIYLNLSNSDFVGQIPVGISSLIRPYSFFSCNASVTLSDTFGHEQSIYFSSRIFANFSNLSSLHVSSCNLHARFPKNIFQVTTLQTLDISENQLLNGVLPVLPENSSLQNLLLSHTNLSRPLPHSITNLKSNPIVYIVKKLVNLNLAHNFLTGSILSTDWEALQNLRNIELNNNSFSRCTPLALFNIPELQKIILSNNQFSGLVGKFSNMAPGLLNTLDLSSNNFEGPIPMFFFQFSSLSVLSLSSNRFGGTFELSILKNLPNLTVLELSFNNLSSGASWSDSTGFMLPQLTNLRLAHCKL; this is encoded by the exons atgaaagaggaacttgatgcattaaccaaaaaccatacttggAATCTGGTCACTCTCCCTCTTGGACagtctgtggttggttgtaagtggatctataaGATCAAGACTCGCTCTAATGGGTCCGTTGAGCGCTACAAGGCTTATCTTGTT atggatgttaaAAATGCCTTCCTTAATGGGGATCTCAGTGAAGAAGTCTATATGCAACCTCCGTTTGGTCTCTCTGTTAAATCAAACAAG gtgagccagtatctgtttGCCCCACAATCAACTCACTATGCTACTattctgcgcattcttcgatacttgaagggcactctcttccatgaCCTTTTCTGCccagctcagtctcctcttgtactccgtGCATTCTCTAATACTGATTGGgtaggagatcccactgatcgcag CCTCAAGTTCAATTCTTCTCAATCCTCTAAGTTGGTCTCATGGGATTCAAGCACAGATTGTTGTTCCTGGACTGGTGTGACCTGCAATATGGGTCATGTTATTGGTCTTGAACTTGTCAATGAGTCAATATTAGGTGGACTTGATAACTCAAGCAGCCTCTTTAATCTTCATTATCTTGAGAGTCTGAATTTAGCAGAAAATAGCTTCTATGATACTCAAATACCATCTGGGTTCGAAAACcttgttaatttgatttatctTAACCTTTCAAACTCTGATTTCGTTGGCCAAATACCGGTTGGGATATCAAGCTTGATAAG GCCCTATTCATTCTTCTCTTGCAATGCTTCGGTCACTCTCAGTGATACATTTGGACATGAACAATCTATCTACTTCAGTTCCAGAATTTTTGCTAATTTCTCGAACTTGAGTTCCCTGCATGTCAGTTCTTGTAATTTGCATGCAAGGTTTCCAAAGAACATTTTCCAGGTAACCACATTACAGACTCTTGACATTTCAGAAAACCAATTGCTTAATGGGGTTTTGCCAGTATTGCCTGAGAATAGTTCCCTTCAGAACCTGTTGCTCAGTCATACAAATCTTTCTAGGCCATTACCACATTCCATCACTAACCTGAA GTCCAATCCCATCGTTTACATTGTTAAAAAACTTGTGAATTTGAATCTTGCTCATAACTTTTTAACTGGTTCAATTCTTTCAACTGATTGGGAAGCTCTTCAAAATCTAAGAAATATTGAATTAAATAACAATTCATTCAGCAGGTGTACACCATTAGCCCTCTTCAACATTCCAGAACTTCAGAAGATAATACTGTCCAATAACCAATTTTCTGGTTTAGTTGGAAAGTTTTCAAACATGGCCCCTGGTCTTCTAAACACCCTCGATTTAAGTAGCAATAATTTCGAAGGGCCAATACCAATGTTTTTCTTCCAATTTTCTAGTCTTAGCGTCCTCTCACTATCTTCCAACAGGTTTGGTGGCACTTTTGAGCTAAGCATATTGAAAAACCTTCCAAATCTCACTGTTCTTGAACTTTCATTCAACAACTTATCATCTGGTGCTAGTTGGAGTGATTCTACCGGGTTTATGCTCCCCCAACTTACCAACTTAAGACTGGCCCATTGCAAACTGTGA
- the LOC115993054 gene encoding uncharacterized protein LOC115993054 produces the protein MANKDQEILDLDLARVSELRLSTETLDIKDYSKRFNESLKLFLQEEDDVKYISDINLGDYENFNPGPRSDDSKETEELKKDEDVRKRFLGKVTEAFGNSSDDEGDEYTANTEDISTNVERLEQDLRGMIAASIVEAFKKEEAGEDFEQKMQTLMRECKERFKNDRDDGKKSLMEYIEECDIEVSDKEFRVLSVIKAHAFKVGINLSRLLVDLVFMMSGKEEFEAKIERFNSALEWICTEDANSIVIKNIVILLDLAKTNVPMKGKWAGLEQTEIDDLFDQLLKKVLHLLLDQFLELALHLECIMSHPHLPKELNVAQSALECGLEQSKKKLNDIWKDINKLKVISSFKLEHTDVKETRDVMECMIVELWN, from the exons ATGGCTAACAAAGATCAAGAAATCCTTGATCTTGACCTTGCTAGAGTTTCAGAATTGCGTCTTTCCACAGAAACATTGGACATAAAAGACTATAGTAAGAGGTTCAATGAGTCGTTGAAGCTTTTCCttcaagaagaagatgatgtgaAGTATATCAGTGATATCAATCTTGGAGACTACGAAAATTTCAACCCAGGACCGAGAAGTGATGACAGTAAAGAAACTGAa GAATTAAAGAAAGATGAAGATGTGAGAAAGCGGTTCTTAGGGAAGGTGACGGAGGCCTTTGGAAACTCATCTgatgatgaaggtgatgaatATACTGCTAATACTGAAGACATTTCCACCAATGTTGAAAGATTGGAACAAGATTTACGGGGAATGATAGCTGCAAGTATTGTTGAAGCATTCAAGAAGGAAGAAGCTGGTGAGGATTTTGAACAAAAGATGCAAACACTGATGCGTGAATGTAAAGAAAGATTCAAGAATGATAGAGATGATGGAAAGAAGAGTTTGATGGAGTACATAGAAGAGTGTGACATCGAAGTATCTGATAAAGAATTCAGGGTTCTGAGTGTGATAAAGGCTCATGCTTTTAAAGTTGGGATTAATCTGTCTCGACTGCTTGTTGATTTAGTGTTTATGATGTCAGggaaagaagaatttgaagcAAAGATTGAAAGGTTCAACTCTGCACTCGAATGGATCTGTACTGAAGATGCGAATTCCATTGTGATTAAGAACATTGTCATTCTGCTGGATCTGGCCAAAACGAATGTACCAATGAAAGGAAAGTGGGCTGGTTTGGAACAAACAGAAATAGATGA CCTATTTGATCAACTCCTCAAGAAAGTTCTGCATCTGCTCCTTGATCAATTCCTAGAGCTAGCTCTGCATTTGGAATGTATTATGAGTCATCCACATCTTCCCAAAGAACTAAATGTGGCTCAGTCAGCCCTTGAATGTGGTCTCGAGCAATCTAAGAAGAAGCTGAATGATATATGGAAGGATATTAATAAATTGAAGGTAATTTCTTCATTCAAACTAGAGCATACAGATGTGAAGGAAACTCGGGATGTAATGGAGTGTATGATAGTTGAATTATGGAATTAA